Genomic window (Oncorhynchus mykiss isolate Arlee unplaced genomic scaffold, USDA_OmykA_1.1 un_scaffold_731, whole genome shotgun sequence):
TTCTTCCCCTTGGACTGGAGCTCCACCCATTCTGAGGAACAATGTCTCCAGCTTTGCCTGAAGTCTCTCGCAGAGTCTACGAGCTGCATGGAAGGGTTTCCGCTTTGTCGTACAGTGTCCCACTTGGGTATCTCTCTGGGTGCTTGTTGGCTGATCTAATTCAGCATACTGCACAATGTCCTTGACATCTTCAACAAAGTTATCAATTATTTTTGATGCCTCAGATTCTACTTTGGTCTGTATGAGCTCAGTGGCCGCAGAATCAAGGATCCTGTCAGATGGGCTAGATGCATTCATCAAGCTTGGAGTGGTACTAAACGAATGAGAAGGTTgaaccataccagagatatcgctcattaaccttctcacaagaatttcactcacagcctttgaggctttggtcttgaacttcacactaaacagagtgccaagattttgcatcattgctttgcaagATGTACATATTATGTTCAGCTCCTCTGGAACAGGAGAGTCTTCAACATCCAGGTGCTCCACTACAAGGTCACTGCCAGATGCCAACATTTTAACTTTCACAGCCACTTCTCGAAAAACCTTAGCCAATTCCGGGTCTTCTTTTTCCAATTCACCCACCATCTCTGCGATAACAGTCATCACTTCTTCTGTTGCAGGTGGAATGCATGACTCTAATACAGAGGTAGAGCTCTGGTCCTCTGGGGTGGTGTgatcatcaaaacatttctggaccatgttgaccattTGTTCAGCGGCCTGGGTACCAGAAGAAATAGGGGAGGACCGCCCTGAAATGGCTCTGCTGATGGTCGCAGAGAGGGCAGAGTTAAGCTGTTCGACCACCACCTTGATAAGACCAACAGTCAGCTCAGGTGGGCAAGAGGACAGGATATTATGATCAgacagttgctcctggacacttttgatgattctgtcctctgtcattcccaggaggactttcactgaggtctgggaactttaaaaCGAACAAGCAAAGCATGATAATTCCTGTCTTAACTTGGCAAATCGGTCAAGCGTTGTAATTTTAGTATTCTAAATATCTACATGTCCTTTTGATCGCTTTACATGCTCATTCATTTGAATATGCTCAAAGGCTGATACATTACATTTTGTACTACATCAGATAGAGTAAATTGCATTGGCTAACACTGGGATAGATGATCTCGGTGAAATCCATACATGAAAACCTTGAGGGGAACATACCTCTTAGAAGAGGGTGTTAGGGACCTGAGATGTTGAGCCCCTGTGCCGCCCTTATACATTTTCTTCGCCAGATATCtaacttcctggatgagctccagtctttcctgatcaaaggcagcaaaggatcttgcactgccacccctcttgggtgagtcagtgtcgTCGTCAGCAAAGTCCTTTACCCCAAGTACGCGGGCCAGGGCtggcagcaggatctgcagggtggtctgtgcgatgaaggttacaattgtcttgcacaatttggcaagctgttccttcgtcatctgttttgaacaaacagaacaaaaacagtcttttcaatggaactgtgatgtaaagtattctagatcgaacagaatgcatttgatcaacattgttattcttgtctgtgactgaattcaaagtttgatgaagtctgacagagaacatgaataacagaatatgacttgatggctaatctctgaattcaacagatcattgacacgtcaaaggtcaaaggcaggtagggaaacttacagggttttttagtcctttgtagatcacttgccactgcctagaaaatttaaaataagtgttttagttagtgtttagttcccactgcacaatatttcataaatgttgaacattacagaaaaacttttaacatactcatcagtaagattgcgcaggaatgagatgaggattgggtaggagtattccatctcatccttgttgcctgggccgaatgcagcctgaacagctttcttctccaggagctcaattacagatcctctatccaggtgtttattcctggagactaaagatgtgattgccgtagaggaagtagaaacaaaattaaagagaaatcagacgttttatctcttaatactctgatttcattgtttaagggttttagaataggcctattttaataaagctatctatgtgacctttcttactgattacagtagactacagtttcaTTGAAAATGGATAGCACAACCTGCACATCATAGACAGAATAGAGAAACAATGTAGTACTACAGAGGTAAATCTCTGACCTGCATCGTTGTCAGTGCCCAGCTTCCTTGACTTCTTGCCACTCCTCTTACTTTTTgcctaggatagaacagaacagattccaGAGCTCAAATGATGGCAGACATGTAACACCAGGGCCCGTATACATAAAGTTCATCAGATAAGGTGTGTGCTCAACCTTGCCCAAATAattgtattcattatgatctcaaatgcaaaactgatcctagataagcactcctactctgagacaatttatgaataggctatgggccaggtcaaagcagctcttaaaacacgttttgaaaacagctactacgtatgttgttatctgagatatatagatatctatggTATGGCTGCTATCAGGTACAGAGTGTAACCCAGTAGGCCTATTATGTGCTCTGTCACTCCTGCCATCTTACCTTCCTTCCCTTCTTGGCCTCCTCTTTGGGCGTGGCCACCGGTTCTTCCTCAACaacttcctttccttccctctgaggatcaccatcctccctctgtgctacctgaaggacagacattccaataagtaataatatgtcactgtcagagtagatctgtgcagaggacatcataaatagagctacagccatatcagCGCTAAGCTGGTGACTTTATAAAGAATGGTACATTTGCTTTACAATATGTTATAGCTTTTTACAAGAAATATCCGCTTATATTGCTTTACCCTTTTTTACTTTCCCCCAATATTGTATGAAGTAATTTAGCTTACCCTTTCTTCATCCATTCAAGCTATTTTATATCTCAAAAAGCATGTCCTTGTCTGTGTTGGTTACATTCAAGTTGAGTTCAGGTCGAGAGTGAGGACAATATTGCAAGCAGGGACTGTAATTTAGGGCTACATGCTACGTCATGGAACGTTAgacctttatgacatcacaaatagTATTTTTAGGAAGAGCGCGGGAAAGGTTACTTGCCCAATCAGTAGGACTAGCTAATATTGACAGAAATTTCCCCGTCAAACGTTTTCGATTGCCTTCCATCGAACATGGTCCTGCCTTTGCAATATTGTCTCTCTTGTGGGTTTACTTACGTATGACATGTAGGCTTACTGTGTCGGATCAAGTTGATTGATCTGTCCTAGTCAGCCTTAGGTTGAACCCAAAATCTTCTGGGAAATATTTGTTAATAATATTCATTTCAATATCGTTTTATTCTTTGATTTAGTCCCAATCCAATCCTATTGTTGGCTGCCAACCCCCACCAAATATGTCattgtaggacatactgtagcggGAGAAAGTGAGAGCTGCAACGCGGACGCGTTCGGTGGCTCCTTCAGTGCAGAGGCAAGCGCGTATGCCAGTGCCACTAAAGCCCGGGCTTGTGAGGCAGTAGTCTACAACGCTCACAGGCAACACCTTGTCATTTTATTAACTCACTAGAATTACCTTGTCTTCTTCATTCATTTCGATTGCACTTCCTTTCgtggtgaaattagttttgattactattaactttaatctacagagtttaagtgtttatgttgccCACGTCATCATGTGATGCTGTGAGCAAACAATTTATGCCCAGCCTTCCTAGATAGGCCTGGGCTGCATAACACTATGAATCTGGGAAAacataacacttaaaaaaaattttacagtgcaaaaatagcgtaggcctacttgtgtactattcaaatccacactaaagccacacctcttcacacagacGTACCCATATTCTGTTGTTTTAGCTTTAAcctctgttaaattcacttccctggttaatctgtcatcatgtttcgtgttctccatggttaatctgtctctatgtttagtgcactttaatatagcctgtttacttatttgaatgtttgattatattgttcaaactcatttagctttagtaaaaaaagtcatggcggcgacactacaggtgacatttttacccggactcgagtattagcgacggaaaaagcctccaagaagaagctagcttcagaaaaaactagcgccattagccaggagcaagagaacccgctcccccacgaggcacaacgaatgccaacctcgcactctgtcgaagacatcctttctgagttgagatcccaacgtacagaactaaacactaaattagatgccattaactctcagctcagtgcgatagggggcaaggtgacaatcctggaaaacgctttgcctgacatcaacaacaagataaccataaacgcggggcgcctggacgaggcagaggggcgaatcctatccatggaaaacttattgacagatgccatggaaacaatagcatatgctaaaaagaaaatcgagcatctggaagagaaaacagaggacctggaaaacagggggcgaaggaataattgtgttctattcaatctgggcgaaaaagaagagggaaacatgccactgatccgctacctgcaagacaaacttcccgagtgACTCCACATGTCCACCGACAGGCCCAAAGAACTCgagagagctcaccgagcactgaggcccccaccagcagccagacaaccaccgcgcccaatcaccatacgtttcctgagattcaccgacaaggaacgagtcctacaggcggcgaaaaacaacaccatcacagtgggaaacgccaaactcgctttacaccaggacctgtcagctggaatacgccgaaaGCGCCGAGAATTCGACgaagtgaagaaatactccattgaccgaggcatcttcaggggattcaaatacccaaacgagctcaggattcttcaccaaggagccttgcgacacttcaaaactcccgaagaggcaaaacgttttttgaaagacaatcctggccaatgagaaacagaccaatgactaAATGCGATTAATGCCATATATGTAAGAcgacatatagccgatatccagaGACCCAGAGacgtccaatttatatttattttcctttaactGGGAGGGATGGGCTGTTgagcctaacctaggcctactaatgtttcagcctacttttatttccctgtttttttgttgttgttgctattattacttggggttccctatgtccctcgggggaggtatatgtaggcttggctattgattttatttttctcccctcttttactgtggtctggacgagggcaactatgttatttactcaatgcggggtggagaggatgtggcatttctttggtggggagaggtgttgtgcgttgctaactgttcccggtttttgttttattcggaacacagaattgagactgagcgggggggtaatagatccaacgggatgtgtcgagttgtttgggaactcggctggggtgttcagagactattattttatgtacaccatttattttccttttatgtaaTTACCATCAATttttacccagcgatgacttgcactaaagttcgattactgctcgatgactagtaccttgaatctattgacatggaactgccgtggtctagggcatgcaataaaacgaaaaaagatactatgtgctctaaaaaaggaaaaagcagacatcgctattacaagagacacacttctgtgatgctgaacatgccaaactccgcagagcttgggtgggacaggtgtatttctcatctttcaaatcaaacagtagaggcacagccatacttatccataaaaatgttccattcataattgacaaaaacatatggtcaaccaattattaaacatatacgcccctaacacagatactcctgccttcatgtcaaaaattataaccctgttcaatgagcattgtgtctcctttggcgtggtggccggagattttaattgtacccttaacccaaccctagacaaatcatctcaagtccccaccacaaatcctagatctgcaaagatgttgaactctcttactaaggagatgggactgatagatatctggagagagactaatagctcatctatggactatacatactactctaatgtccataacacctactcccgtatagattacatttttatcccaaagagtttcataaattcagccacttgtacaatcggacccatagcactttcagatcacgcctttgtccacctccgctttgacctctgcaaaaacatcccaaggtcaaagagctggaaattcaacacctccatgctatcaaacgaagcgttccatacattggtaactacatggatagacaactacacacaagacaataaagattctcctgtttctccggccacaatgtgggacgctgctaaagccacactaagaggtcatctaattgcatatgcttcctctaagaaaaaagcaatggaagcacacaggctagatcttgagagggagctggaatgctgtgaaaaaatacataaacaatccctagacagcacctcctggagtcatcttaaagcatccaaagccaaactgaatttggactacactcgggagataaaaaaaaaagttttctttactaaacagaaataccatgagtttagcaataggcccagtagattgcttgcttaccaattaaaaaaggagcagtcagagcgtacaatcatggctatccgaacagcagaggacgaggtcacatatgacccaaaaaagatccatttaacttttcatgatttttactgcaaactatatacctctgagagaaaacacacggaggcagaactccactctttcctagagggaatctcgctacctaaactatcagagaccgaccaagaagatctccactaccccttcactcctgaggagatcctggaggcaaaAACGGAGTTCTCtcagactcaatgcacacagctcgcattacagtgttgctaaaaaaagacaaggaccccctatcctgctcgtccttcctttaaaataattaccaaattgctcgccaaaagacttcacactcttcttcccaaaataataaaagcagaccaaactggatttattagagacagatactcttctgataacattcgccgtctttttgatattattgatcaagtaaacgcacagaagacccctgtcctactggcttcactggatgctgagaaggcgtttgacaggatggagtggagctttctgttttcagtcttagaaaagttcaatatgggcccaaattttattaaatggatcaaatcactatactctcatccaaatgccatggtgactactaatggactgaactctgacagattccctctggaacggggcacaagacaagggtgctcgctgtccccgctgctctacttgttgggggcggagcctctggcagagctgataaggagcaatccaagtattatgggtgtttctgcaggcggcctgcagcacaagatttcgctttacgcggatgatgtcttgctctacatatccaaccctgagaaatccctccctctcattttagacacaattgctcagtatggcaagttttcaggttataagatcaattttaacaaatccactgcctgccctcttaatattacactcaccagctctatgaagacactttgtcctttccaatggaaaacacagagGTTTCATgacaccagatctgaatagcctttttaaggaaaattatcttccactcctggaccgaatcaagaacgatctccaaacctggatctccctcccaattagcttagtaggaagaattaatgtaatccgtatgaacgtcctccctagactgaactacttatttcagatgctcccatgctatctcccagtaggttcctttttcaaaacaactaaccaaagcatcaccaaatttatatggggcaataaaaaacctaggatcaagttttccactctatcgaaacctgaatctaagggtggtcttgcccttccctcccttcaattgtactactggtctgcccaaatccgcaacatgctaacatggatcacaaacagacaagagtcaacgtggattcagatagaagcccaatcctgtggttcattgcccttaagctcaattatattcattaataactttagtgaagtgggcaacatagccaaaacctttgtgatttacagcaccctactagcgtggagggactgtaagaaatacctgggcatttcctcccaaatatgttctcactcgcctatagtgggcaacccagacttgccaaaagccctgagggaggccaactttaatctttggcatactctaggaatcaggaccttttcagacctatttcatcagaaaaccactacactgaaatcctttcaagagctccgcagtgaattcgatgtgccaagatcccattttttcaaatatcttcaaattagacatgtcatttcctcatttacctccaagaggaggtttagaactcagttgaatgaagttgaaacccttcttgtcacagcacaatccattaaaggcaaaatatcttacatctatagactcctttctgagaaaggaagctcctcctttactcctttgaaaataatctgggaaaaggaccttggtctgactatcagtgatgagttatgggcggaggtttgcgacagggtatactgctcctctaccagtgtaaaaatgaaagaatctaattacacatttttgtacacattttattatactcctttgagactccatagaatgaaaacagatatgtctcctaactgtaaaagatgtacctctgaaagtggaacctatatgcatgtattttggagctgtagggagattgccagattctggcaatctgtacatactgctgcacagaaaatactagaggtacagtttgatatgaccccgtgtatctatcttcttaatgcccagcaggactttgttcttgatcctgacagagaaaagTCATAGAGAAATAGTCattgcttatgactattacatactttgctaagaaatgtattcttctattgtgggcctcaaatacccctcctacatttaaaatgtggattgaccagattgttgactttcttcctcttgaaaagctcacttatgacctccacaagagacagcccaagtttgatagactctggtcttcactattcaactatatttcaaactggacagagtgaacagggtgactagggaaatgcgcagatacatgttgtgtaaggtactgtaaaacctaaaaacgaattattggcccgtcgtctcagcgaatgcttgaaatagctgataagaaccttgatagtgctgctgcaagtgttaaatgtttttttgtgtgtttttattttaatttcgtttttgagtacgtgtgcaccaaggaaaataaattcttttatttgactttatcattcattttaattgtatttttattttttcatatgtattattattttttgactttttctttttttaaagcctgtgaatgtggaatgtgttttgttggttgattgaaaaacaagaaaacttgataaaactttaaattgaaaaaataaaaaatagcacTGTTGTTCTAATCGTCAGATCGCAGGTATTCTGATcttcactgtccatggtgctgaatctggCTGGGTAGATTAGTTTGAATGCCGAAAACTTGTTTGCCTACATTTAAAGGCCCTGTGAAGTCAAAATAATTTTatttcatattgtacaacagctgatgaaaataaacaatgtaaatgtgttttacaaaaatgtgatcggggttgcttcctgatagttctggttgaaaatacagagcatgttcctctgcccaggccttgctgacacttgccagatcttacactgcctggataggtattttgtgtgtcagctaaccacaccatatgttatagcaatctgtcagtcgatgacacaatggatgacttggcacacaaccattggttgatgcatgcaacaccTGAGCAGGGACACATTCTTTTCATAGCACTTCAATGCAAAGTAATTTTCGCAGAAGGTTTGGAGAGCattttcactaaccctaacccttttcctaaccttaacctcagtttcctaacctgctacgaaaaattaACTTCGATATTGAAGTGCCATGAAAAGAGATTTTCTCACATCTATACagcaccttctaatcagcaggtttgcatgggcgagagttttggctttccatggcgacatcaccatgtgtaaattggtttatagaccaacgacaaagagagtgccaataacagctagttttaatttcccctccacactgaccactcccagacagttctagcaaaattattgcttgagaaagatttttttttgcaaaaaatacatttttgaccattttcatcgtaatctattacagtaaggtacttaattgttacccagaaatgatttgatattgatataaaaacgtcTGCTTTGGGCCTTAAAAAGATATGTGCACTACATACTCAGAAATCACATATATTGAcattttagaatgtattttatcaagAAAGTAAGTTATACATGTCTTTTTTAATCTTACTCTTAGTTGCAAATAATTAATTTGACTGTGGTTCATTTGATATTCAGCACAACCCTGTTTGATAACGTATAGTATTATAGTGACTTCTTGTGGTAAAATGTCAAACTCACAACTAAACTCATTAAAATGGAGGTTTTCTTTACCCTGTCTTATCAAACAGTGCAACATTTGACTGATGAAATAGCATTCTTCTAAAATTCTTACACTTCTAGATGCAAAATACAAGTCACTATTCCAATACTGTTTGATTCTGCCATTTTTGAAATACTATTTACAAATATGAGCGTAAATGTCTGAGATCGAGACACCAACATTTAACATTTCAGTTAAAAACCCTTTGGATAATATCAACATTAATTACTTAACATCTttaacacatacacaccatgtaaatatcaataaacagaggaacacatgctacaaatagttagtgactacctaccagtcaattaaattagattattcagaaaaataacattgttaTAAGAGACAAATTGTCTTTAGACAACATAAATGACTGCATCTGGACACAGGTCAAAACTACTCTGCCGAGCTCAAGTTACCAGCTATGTATGGTTTCAACACTTACATTTATTGAGTTATTGAAAAGTATCCTACAAACATTGTTCGAATGTGAAAGTGATCAGGTTTTCTGAAACAGGTGTGTTTGTATTGAAGAACCCTGAGATTGTGGACAGTAGGACTTGTGTGAACAGACTGAAGATAATGatgttttcctttctctgtctttcaaactcaggaacagtttgaatgtttttttattgtaatttaaacAATGGTATGGATGATTAAGCTGGATCTTTCTCTCTGAATCAGGAGTGCACTTTCATTCTCCCAATTTTTCCAAAAGCCCAATCTGAGCAACCTTTGCTATAAACCCTGTCTTTCCCATTGTTGTTTCAAAAGTGGAAAATGATCAATTCGATAATCACACATAATGGGCATTTCACAGCCAAGACTTTTGATCCTTCCCATCAAGGCCATGTTGGCCAGTTTAACCTTCACCCGGTCCCTCTCTTCCGGAGTCCTCTTGGAGGTGCACTCCACAGTAGAGTCGGTCTCAAAGGAGATGGCTGGGACGTGAGTGAGCAGGTGGcccccagccttctcctgggCCATGGGCGTGGGAGTCTGCAGGACCAGCCCGTGCGTCGCTTGTTGATGTCGAAGGTAAAAGCTAAGAGGATACACACAAACATTGAccatataatgtaatgttgttacATGTAACTAACTAGCTTGACTTGCCACCGTGTGAAACATGTATGCTACCATATGTTACTAAAAAGAGCTGACAATATTATAAAATGTAATCCAGGAGTTTATGTTTGAATTCTGGTTCTCTCACAACACAAGTCACTCAGAAAAGCATCTGTaggcagaagcatgctacatgtacatttggcatttgaaaaaactacagctgtgctatgctaccggatgcaaaatgtatctgtatcataaaagtgtagtgcaatattccctttttttgccacacacacatactctctctctcactagggacaaatgttttggctacttgtccagagaggtttgagctttagaagtggatctgcagcaaaagtagacctttattgccatctacaggtcaaaggtcagactggcattcagtaaaatgtaaacatgggcgatccacagaaaatggaaatgtgtgtgttgtttgagaagttaaaccagttaattcccttataactgagtgtcctgcatcatgtattattttattggttgtaaattaaatactgtttattttacagtacatgtattttacactgaATCATTGATATATGGTTGAATGTTGGTTGTGGGACATATCTGAAGTACTATGTGTATGTGTTCAATgaatcacactgtgtgtgtgtgtgggtgggggggggggtgcatgttctatacattattcaggacaacattactttgtttagcctacaccgtgactatgactgcataataaactaaactaaatatactatgtattttctaatcaaatgtgttaacagggcaacactaaagaagacaaaggccatcaattcaatgcaaatattactgtattaaaggaaattgttgtattaagcttgctttgaaaaccgtttgaatggcttggataggcctatggagatggtggaaaacatcctgattagaaggggacgtttgcgaggcttctcctgttgagaggtggagggaagacccTCTGGGAGTCCAAATGTGGCAGGATGTGCCACTATGTTGggcgacagaagagagagagttgacatgcactttcatttagaaatgatggtatattgtattcttagtttcaactcattattactttcacaaataaatgagaaccagaatcttgagatttggaaactataaataattttacataagagattactatcgataatatataatgtactgtatatagggtttaatatttttgcaatagcagctttgtacaccaatatctcaaacagTAAATGTCCTGCTGTATGGACTTACACATGATATCTTCAGCAGTAGTCTGGTCTTTGGATTCAGAATGGCGGGAATTCTTATTGAATCCTTCTTGTTTCCCATCATGAATggctaaaacaaaaacatgtcaaaacaaCTGTCACAGCAGAACAATCTCACGGTAATAACGATCACATCTTACACACCAGCACAACAAGATTTATAAATGGTTTTGGAATTAATGGATGGTTTTACATTTTCTCTAAATAACATTGTTTACTCACATTGACACAATTGTTAACTTAAATAAGTGTGATGTACCTTTAAGTTGAATTTCAGTCTGGCAAGCCTTTGTAGGAAAGACAGCTTCCCTCTGGTAGCCTTCACATCTTCAGCCATGAGAAGAGCTTCTGGCCTGGTGGCTTCGAAAGATGTTCTTGAGGCTGCTCTTGATGCCTCGTTACAACTGTGGAGAAGCTCCTTGCTCAATGACTTCACAAGAATCCTATTGAAAGTGgagtcctgagtcgacacggccagttggagtattttctctgagccaaactccttcaacagatgtttgtagacggtgctgtatactttgtgactcttcaggttcttgggataagcttgggtctcagagcagcctgaccatgcac
Coding sequences:
- the LOC118962104 gene encoding uncharacterized protein LOC118962104, with the translated sequence MTKEQLAKLCKTIVTFIAQTTLQILLPALARVLGVKDFADDDTDSPKRGGSARSFAAFDQERLELIQEVRYLAKKMYKGGTGAQHLRSLTPSSKSSQTSVKVLLGMTEDRIIKSVQEQLSDHNILSSCPPELTVGLIKVVVEQLNSALSATISRAISGRSSPISSGTQAAEQMVNMVQKCFDDHTTPEDQSSTSVLESCIPPATEEVMTVIAEMVGELEKEDPELAKVFREVAVKVKMLASGSDLVVEHLDVEDSPVPEELNIICTSCKAMMQNLGTLFSVKFKTKASKAVSEILVRRLMSDISGMVQPSHSFSTTPSLMNASSPSDRILDSAATELIQTKVESEASKIIDNFVEDVKDIVQYAELDQPTSTQRDTQVGHCTTKRKPFHAARRLCERLQAKLETLFLRMGGAPVQGEELMEKADSSAVLLEHTDSSDLPVSILSLPSPCRSESPISERSSSSLSDGCDSTDSVGEKTPEQPETSKSEAILQVVNSTGLGSLRKCQSENSQPLLSLCDSNMVPCTKEVLSQIVTMYRSEVADLECTSSVAEGSSYNSLEVCGFLDSVMSYLEDMPVSGSSWLEGLRDTPASVIEKLSSEEFQMNATNEVRKILIKSVSSFPSKVSSSQTDSQMLPAKSTISLRHTDITAFEIVGSITNDMKSLFPPTESSTTLWQADSMLQQSDEKTSEYTEATPKERAVKI